In a single window of the Dinghuibacter silviterrae genome:
- a CDS encoding ATP-binding protein: MKYGLRIILILLLIPAMSRSQELNALQQALPTIKDSNQYVDALNRIALLSYQHNIDSCQEYARKAFAIAVRRQYDKGRADALNNIGIVYDLANNPSLAFRYYSDALDIYKKIKDSAQAVEVTMNIALVLQERGEDDKGQLYFRNAIDWGRHLRNDSVMALLLVNYLSLYLDHIPQDSFQIYLDKARYIATRDHDQDAMVMVTQTEGMNDLRIGKRSIGVALLKEAATTALAHDANYVVLDILQALGDYFIKDEPDTGLAYYQQGLQIAETQHYNTYTKSFSRILYDYYHARGNLAGAQPYAEKLMTIYSGEDTTNVFSGVDYIDYAVATKELENARTRDQNRKLVILILSIFSISVAAIGLVLFQLYRLKQQHAVTLEALNNVVNERNNQLQQKHEFNNKLISLLAHDFRQPINTAKNLTLLLKDPDALSRDEMQLLVQTIEVSSDNAIDIFENILQWIKRQLSGFSYEPVPLSLRELVDEAMRPFLPTGEQRHVALVNAVSETITIHADRELLQFINRNLIHNAVKFTPDGSFITVSAHLTRNEVIVCIQDEGKGINPSKLPQLFGAKKELKYDSEKEKGAGVALMICKDFVDRMFGRIWAENGKTKGAMFYYALPIPGK; the protein is encoded by the coding sequence ATGAAATACGGCCTGCGTATAATCCTTATCCTACTTCTGATTCCGGCGATGTCCCGGTCCCAGGAGTTAAACGCTTTACAGCAGGCGCTCCCCACCATTAAAGACAGCAACCAATACGTAGACGCCCTCAACAGGATCGCCCTCCTTTCCTATCAGCACAACATCGATTCCTGCCAGGAATACGCCCGGAAAGCCTTTGCCATCGCCGTACGGCGGCAATACGACAAGGGCAGGGCCGACGCCCTCAACAACATCGGGATCGTCTATGACCTGGCGAACAATCCCTCCCTGGCCTTCCGTTATTACAGCGACGCCCTGGACATCTATAAAAAGATCAAGGATTCAGCCCAGGCGGTGGAAGTGACGATGAACATCGCCCTCGTCCTCCAGGAGCGGGGGGAAGACGACAAGGGGCAATTGTATTTCAGGAACGCCATCGACTGGGGACGGCACCTGCGCAACGACTCGGTCATGGCCCTGCTGCTCGTCAACTACCTGTCCCTCTACCTGGACCATATCCCTCAGGATTCCTTCCAGATCTACCTGGACAAGGCCCGGTATATTGCCACGAGGGACCATGACCAGGACGCCATGGTGATGGTCACCCAGACAGAAGGGATGAACGACCTCCGGATCGGCAAACGATCCATAGGCGTGGCCCTGCTCAAGGAAGCGGCCACCACGGCGCTGGCCCACGACGCCAACTATGTCGTCCTGGACATCCTCCAGGCTTTGGGCGACTACTTTATAAAGGACGAACCCGATACAGGTCTGGCGTACTATCAGCAGGGTTTACAGATTGCGGAGACACAACACTACAATACCTACACCAAGTCTTTCTCCCGGATTCTCTACGACTACTACCACGCCAGGGGAAACCTGGCGGGTGCCCAGCCGTACGCGGAAAAGCTCATGACCATCTATTCCGGAGAGGACACCACCAATGTATTCTCCGGCGTCGACTATATCGACTATGCCGTGGCGACAAAGGAGCTGGAGAATGCCCGGACCCGTGACCAAAACCGGAAACTGGTGATCCTGATCCTAAGCATCTTTTCGATTTCGGTCGCCGCCATCGGTCTGGTCCTGTTCCAGCTCTACCGGCTCAAACAACAACACGCGGTCACCCTGGAAGCGCTCAACAATGTCGTCAACGAACGGAACAACCAGCTCCAGCAAAAACACGAATTCAACAACAAGCTGATCTCGCTCCTGGCCCATGACTTCCGTCAGCCCATCAATACCGCCAAGAACCTCACCCTTCTCCTCAAGGACCCGGATGCATTGTCCCGGGACGAAATGCAGCTCCTGGTCCAAACCATAGAAGTATCCTCGGACAACGCGATCGATATTTTCGAGAACATCCTTCAATGGATCAAACGCCAGCTCTCCGGATTTAGCTACGAACCCGTGCCCCTTTCCCTAAGGGAATTGGTGGACGAGGCCATGCGTCCCTTTTTACCCACCGGTGAACAACGCCATGTCGCGCTGGTCAATGCGGTGTCCGAAACCATCACTATCCACGCCGACCGGGAGCTCCTGCAGTTCATCAACCGGAACCTGATCCACAACGCGGTCAAGTTCACCCCGGACGGCAGCTTTATCACCGTTTCCGCGCATTTGACCAGGAATGAGGTCATCGTCTGTATCCAGGATGAAGGCAAAGGCATCAATCCTTCCAAGCTCCCGCAACTTTTTGGCGCCAAGAAGGAGCTCAAATATGACAGTGAAAAGGAGAAGGGCGCGGGGGTGGCGCTGATGATCTGCAAGGACTTTGTCGACCGGATGTTTGGGCGGATCTGGGCGGAAAATGGGAAGACCAAAGGCGCGATGTTCTACTATGCGCTGCCCATTCCAGGAAAGTAG
- a CDS encoding SusC/RagA family TonB-linked outer membrane protein → MKRLLLLCLALLPCFSLLLAQTPGVTVIHGRITDDTGNPLEGASVVLAGSKKGVQTDPNGAFTLSVPKDGHRHRISVSYVGFTTQEVAIEGDAPLSVRLAHASAEDEIVIGYQRVQRRDLTGAVSSVTARQLKDIPINSAADALSGRLAGVEVTSDQGAPGSDFVVKSRGGGSITQDNSPLYIVDGVQVDNALSFLAPQDIASIDFLKDAASTAIYGARGANGVMIITTKGGRNTNGKMSISYNGLVGFSELPKELGVMDPYNYVEYQWERDHYLSPQDSAVIQMYAQNWSDVASYKTKPATDWQHLVFGRHAFFETHNVSLNGGNASTQYNVSLTDNEQKGIMLNSVFSRKLANFRLDQTVTDRLKVGISFRYNNQVVDGAGTTNGETTTTSSVQSFSNLRQTVRYTPYIFGQNPQTYNGAYFIDGTDVSAGNSLSLINPILLSAAQYRRNTTNVLDMGGYLNYTFTPWLSFRSTFGYDNNNLRADAFDDTLTINSKLNGASLPIASITTTVVSTLNNSNVLTYTNAQGTSRFARHNTISVLAGQEIYQTETKGYSITTKYFPVGISAATALANMNLVAPPVGSVQPLPTSSDVLSRIASFFGKVTYDYEKTFFATATLRADGSSKFSSQRMWGYFPSTSVAWRISNEPFFQKLKFVNDAKIRATYGTAGNNRIPDFLYLTQFVTATGTAPNTTPVGYGLNGQLNTGFAPSSLGNNLLQWEVTHTKNLGLDLSLFEGRLTSTTDVYWDNTQKLLIDNPSLPTSSGYNNQFQNIGSTSNKGVEEQLSGFPVQRKNFSWNVSFNISFNKNIITNIGGLPPIPVASGALGTASDYIIQKGQPVGSMYGYLSDGFYQISDFNYNATTQTYTLKKGVANDVGITGTAPQPGVMKLKGLNGDSAISAADRTIIGNAQPKFFGGINQQFIWKNFDASVFVNFSYGNKIFDANRIEFSSGYTPGANLLSVFDNRWRNVDDNGNLVKDPVALAALNKNATIWQPSVSGSSTVFNPISWAVEDGSFIRLNNVSIGYTVQSNLLRRAKVTRLRIYVTGNNLYVWTHYSGYDPEVNTRRATPTTPGVDYSAYPRSRNYVFGVNLTL, encoded by the coding sequence ATGAAACGATTGCTGTTGCTATGCCTGGCGCTTTTGCCATGCTTTTCCCTCCTCCTTGCGCAGACCCCCGGGGTAACCGTCATCCACGGGCGGATAACGGATGATACGGGGAATCCCCTCGAAGGCGCCTCCGTCGTCCTGGCGGGTTCCAAAAAGGGGGTGCAGACCGACCCCAACGGGGCCTTTACCCTTAGTGTACCCAAAGACGGTCACCGCCACCGGATCAGTGTCAGCTATGTGGGATTCACCACCCAGGAGGTGGCGATCGAGGGGGATGCCCCCCTCTCGGTCAGGCTGGCCCATGCGTCGGCCGAAGACGAGATTGTGATCGGGTACCAGCGCGTACAGCGCCGGGACCTGACCGGGGCGGTGTCCAGCGTGACCGCCCGGCAACTCAAGGATATTCCGATTAACTCCGCCGCCGACGCGCTTTCCGGCCGCCTGGCGGGTGTGGAGGTGACCAGCGACCAGGGCGCGCCCGGTTCCGACTTTGTCGTCAAGTCCCGGGGGGGTGGGTCCATCACCCAGGACAATTCCCCGCTATACATCGTCGACGGGGTACAGGTGGACAACGCTTTGTCCTTCCTGGCGCCCCAGGATATCGCCTCCATCGACTTTCTGAAGGACGCTGCCAGCACCGCCATCTACGGCGCCCGGGGTGCCAACGGCGTCATGATCATCACGACGAAGGGCGGGCGCAACACCAACGGCAAGATGTCCATCTCCTATAACGGCCTGGTGGGTTTCTCCGAGTTGCCCAAGGAACTGGGCGTCATGGATCCCTACAACTATGTGGAGTACCAGTGGGAAAGGGACCACTATCTGTCCCCCCAGGACTCGGCGGTGATACAGATGTATGCCCAGAACTGGTCCGACGTAGCCTCCTATAAAACCAAGCCGGCCACCGACTGGCAACACCTGGTCTTCGGGCGGCATGCCTTTTTCGAGACCCACAATGTAAGCCTGAACGGGGGAAATGCGTCGACCCAGTATAATGTAAGTCTTACGGATAACGAACAAAAAGGGATCATGCTCAATTCCGTATTTAGCCGAAAGCTGGCAAACTTCCGGCTGGACCAGACGGTGACCGACCGTTTGAAAGTGGGCATATCGTTCCGCTACAACAACCAGGTGGTGGATGGAGCGGGGACGACCAACGGCGAAACGACGACCACCTCCAGCGTACAGTCGTTTAGTAACCTGCGGCAGACCGTTCGCTACACCCCGTATATTTTTGGCCAGAATCCCCAAACCTATAACGGGGCCTATTTCATCGACGGGACGGACGTCTCTGCCGGGAACAGCCTTTCCCTCATCAACCCCATCCTGCTCAGCGCCGCCCAGTACCGGCGCAATACCACCAATGTCCTGGATATGGGCGGCTACCTCAACTATACTTTCACCCCCTGGTTATCGTTCCGGAGCACCTTTGGGTACGACAACAACAACCTGAGGGCGGACGCCTTTGACGACACCCTCACCATCAATTCCAAGCTCAACGGGGCCAGCCTGCCGATTGCCAGCATCACCACGACCGTGGTGTCCACGCTCAACAATTCCAACGTCCTGACCTATACGAATGCCCAGGGTACTTCCCGGTTTGCACGCCACAACACCATCAGCGTCCTGGCGGGTCAGGAGATCTACCAGACCGAGACCAAGGGGTACAGCATCACCACCAAATACTTCCCGGTGGGTATCAGTGCGGCCACGGCACTGGCCAATATGAACCTGGTGGCCCCGCCCGTAGGATCGGTACAACCCCTTCCCACGTCTTCGGATGTGTTGAGCCGGATTGCTTCGTTTTTTGGAAAAGTGACCTATGATTATGAAAAGACCTTTTTTGCCACCGCCACCCTCCGGGCGGATGGCAGTTCGAAGTTCAGCTCCCAGCGGATGTGGGGCTATTTCCCCTCGACGTCCGTGGCCTGGCGGATTTCCAATGAGCCCTTTTTCCAGAAACTCAAATTTGTCAATGACGCGAAAATCCGCGCCACCTACGGAACGGCGGGGAACAACCGTATACCCGACTTCCTGTACCTGACCCAGTTCGTGACGGCCACGGGCACCGCGCCCAATACGACGCCGGTGGGGTATGGGCTGAACGGCCAGCTCAATACAGGGTTTGCGCCATCCTCGCTGGGGAATAACCTGTTGCAATGGGAAGTCACCCACACCAAAAACCTGGGGTTGGACCTCTCCCTTTTCGAGGGACGCCTGACGTCGACGACAGACGTCTATTGGGACAATACCCAAAAGCTCCTCATCGATAACCCGAGCCTTCCCACCAGCTCGGGGTACAACAACCAGTTCCAGAACATCGGGTCTACGTCCAACAAGGGCGTTGAAGAACAACTCTCCGGTTTCCCGGTCCAGCGCAAGAATTTCAGCTGGAACGTCAGCTTCAATATTTCCTTTAACAAGAACATCATCACCAATATCGGCGGTCTGCCGCCCATCCCCGTTGCTTCGGGCGCGCTCGGTACCGCGTCGGACTACATCATCCAGAAGGGACAACCGGTGGGGTCCATGTACGGATACTTATCCGACGGCTTTTACCAGATCAGCGACTTTAACTATAACGCCACCACACAGACCTATACCCTTAAAAAAGGCGTCGCCAATGACGTCGGCATCACCGGCACTGCACCACAACCGGGGGTCATGAAGCTGAAAGGACTCAACGGGGATTCGGCCATCAGCGCGGCCGACCGGACGATCATCGGGAACGCCCAACCCAAGTTCTTTGGCGGGATCAACCAGCAATTCATCTGGAAGAACTTTGACGCCAGCGTTTTTGTCAACTTCTCCTACGGGAACAAGATTTTCGACGCCAACCGCATCGAGTTTTCGAGTGGGTACACCCCTGGCGCCAACCTCCTGTCGGTCTTCGACAACCGCTGGCGCAACGTAGACGACAACGGCAACCTCGTCAAGGACCCCGTCGCCCTGGCCGCCCTCAACAAAAACGCCACGATATGGCAGCCTTCGGTATCCGGCAGTTCCACCGTGTTTAATCCCATATCCTGGGCCGTGGAGGACGGCTCCTTTATCCGGCTCAACAACGTCTCGATCGGCTATACGGTACAATCCAACCTCCTGCGCCGCGCCAAGGTCACGCGTTTGAGGATATACGTTACCGGCAACAACCTGTATGTATGGACGCACTACAGCGGGTATGACCCGGAAGTCAACACCCGGAGGGCTACGCCGACAACGCCGGGCGTGGACTATTCCGCTTATCCCCGCAGCCGGAATTATGTATTTGGCGTAAACCTGACTCTTTAA
- a CDS encoding RagB/SusD family nutrient uptake outer membrane protein: MKLRYILFAVLALLCLGACKKFLGLSPISGQVPSLVFSNVTTTQQAILGVYQELTGDQGYGKVVGMYFWTDNDETMGPTGDDQDRKGMAHYHLTAQNAQLESPFEQMYSGIERANQCIYYIPKMALYTQGTATQQAQLHRMYGEALTLRAQFFFELIRNWGDIPASYVPSFLATTLYLHKTDRDSIYDQLLADLQQAESLVPWRGDPIITSVDERLTKGAVKGLRARIALYRAGYSLRSNGQMVQGSNANVYYNICDTECLAIMNSGHHALNPSFRSIFHDYICAHTIDNTYGEIMFEVGMTGGTSSTDSKLGYYNGPRFASLGNSSFAILPSYFYLFDSTDLRRDVTIAPYDANADFTKVGQKSSAIRDGKFRRDWISPSPGTSSAQYFGLDYPILRYSDILLMYAEVENEINNGPTATGTAAYQQVRTRAYGGNTTLAGTPPTDYAGFKNALVNERSREFGAEGVRRFDLIRWNLLWTKLQLARNTLVAMGYGEAPYNNYPTSMYYYKGSTADNVALWANSFFVKQPSTAPANTTKVNWLGGGATGSIINTFLTTSGGFIGFAGYYDSVSFHTNLFPIPQHSLDANYNLTQNPGY; encoded by the coding sequence ATGAAACTTCGTTATATACTTTTCGCCGTCCTGGCGCTCCTTTGCCTCGGTGCGTGTAAGAAATTCCTGGGTCTGAGCCCTATCTCCGGGCAGGTACCCAGCCTGGTCTTCAGCAATGTGACGACCACCCAGCAGGCCATCCTGGGCGTGTACCAGGAGCTGACCGGGGACCAGGGCTACGGGAAGGTGGTGGGCATGTACTTTTGGACGGACAACGACGAGACCATGGGCCCCACCGGGGACGACCAGGACAGGAAGGGCATGGCCCACTACCACCTGACGGCTCAGAACGCTCAACTGGAATCGCCCTTTGAGCAAATGTATTCCGGTATAGAAAGGGCCAACCAATGTATCTATTATATCCCCAAGATGGCCCTGTATACCCAGGGGACGGCCACCCAGCAAGCCCAGCTCCATCGGATGTACGGAGAGGCGCTGACCCTGAGGGCGCAGTTTTTTTTCGAGCTGATCCGCAACTGGGGGGATATACCCGCCAGCTATGTACCTTCCTTCCTCGCCACCACCCTTTATCTCCACAAGACCGACCGGGACAGCATTTACGACCAGCTCCTGGCGGACCTCCAGCAGGCGGAGTCCCTGGTACCCTGGAGGGGAGACCCCATCATCACCAGCGTGGACGAACGCCTTACCAAGGGCGCGGTCAAGGGGCTCCGGGCGCGCATCGCCTTGTACCGGGCGGGGTACTCGCTCCGGAGCAACGGCCAGATGGTCCAGGGCAGCAACGCCAATGTCTATTACAACATCTGCGACACCGAATGCCTGGCGATCATGAACTCCGGGCACCACGCCCTGAATCCCAGCTTCCGGTCCATTTTCCACGACTATATCTGCGCCCATACGATCGACAATACTTATGGGGAAATCATGTTCGAGGTCGGGATGACGGGGGGGACTTCCAGCACCGACAGCAAGCTGGGCTACTATAACGGTCCCCGGTTTGCCAGTCTTGGCAATTCCAGCTTTGCCATCCTTCCTTCTTACTTCTACCTGTTCGATTCGACGGATTTGCGCAGGGACGTGACCATCGCCCCTTATGACGCCAACGCCGACTTTACAAAAGTTGGTCAGAAGTCTTCGGCCATCCGGGACGGTAAGTTCCGGCGGGACTGGATCAGCCCTTCCCCGGGCACCTCGTCCGCCCAGTACTTCGGGCTCGACTATCCGATCCTCCGGTATTCCGATATCCTCCTGATGTATGCCGAGGTGGAAAACGAGATCAACAACGGCCCTACCGCCACCGGCACCGCGGCCTATCAGCAGGTCCGGACAAGGGCTTACGGCGGAAACACCACCCTGGCCGGTACGCCGCCGACCGATTATGCCGGGTTTAAGAATGCCCTGGTGAACGAACGCTCCCGCGAATTCGGAGCCGAAGGCGTCCGCCGTTTCGACCTTATCCGCTGGAACCTCCTGTGGACAAAACTCCAGCTGGCACGCAACACCCTCGTGGCGATGGGCTACGGGGAGGCCCCTTACAACAACTATCCGACGTCCATGTACTATTACAAAGGGTCTACGGCAGACAACGTCGCCTTATGGGCAAACTCGTTCTTTGTCAAACAACCTTCCACCGCACCCGCGAACACCACGAAGGTCAACTGGCTGGGCGGGGGCGCCACGGGGAGCATCATCAATACGTTCCTGACGACCAGCGGCGGGTTTATCGGGTTTGCCGGGTATTATGATTCCGTATCTTTCCATACGAACCTGTTTCCGATCCCGCAACACTCGCTGGATGCCAACTATAACCTGACACAAAATCCCGGATATTGA
- a CDS encoding pectinesterase family protein, with translation MLSLAIGHRVTVAPDGSGDFRSIQAAVNAIPYGSDTTYTIFIKKGIYHERVLIAPGRDHISLVGESEDSTVITYGLHTGSVLAPGDTVNTWVSATCWVEGYAFHAEHLSIANDAPLNAGQAVALEVSGSRASFDHCRLLGNQDVLFCQGPGTLQYYKDCYIEGTTDFVFGAATAVLDHCEIHSLRDSYIAAPSTPADSRYGIVFLDCRLTADPGVTKVFLGRPWRAHAAAAYIRCTMGAHILPEGWNNWKNPAREKTARFSEFRSTGPGAAPGKRVGWSRQLDPMEAAAYTPDKILGGKTLF, from the coding sequence TTGCTGTCTCTCGCCATCGGTCACCGTGTAACCGTCGCCCCCGACGGTTCCGGTGACTTTCGCTCCATACAAGCCGCCGTAAACGCCATCCCCTATGGGAGCGACACGACCTATACGATCTTTATCAAAAAGGGTATCTACCACGAACGCGTGCTGATCGCCCCCGGCCGGGACCACATCAGCCTGGTGGGTGAGTCCGAGGACAGCACCGTCATTACTTATGGCCTCCATACCGGGAGCGTCCTGGCGCCGGGGGATACTGTCAATACCTGGGTCTCCGCCACCTGTTGGGTGGAGGGGTATGCCTTTCATGCGGAACACCTCTCGATCGCCAACGACGCCCCTTTGAATGCCGGCCAGGCCGTGGCCCTGGAGGTCAGCGGGTCGCGCGCGTCCTTTGACCACTGCCGGTTGCTGGGGAACCAGGATGTGTTGTTTTGCCAGGGACCGGGTACGCTGCAATACTATAAGGACTGTTATATCGAAGGCACCACGGACTTTGTTTTTGGCGCCGCCACCGCAGTCCTCGACCACTGTGAGATCCATAGCTTGAGGGATTCCTATATCGCCGCGCCCTCTACCCCGGCGGACAGCCGCTACGGGATCGTCTTCCTGGACTGCCGGCTGACGGCAGACCCGGGCGTGACCAAGGTTTTCCTGGGGAGACCCTGGAGGGCGCACGCTGCTGCCGCGTATATCCGTTGCACGATGGGCGCGCATATCCTGCCCGAAGGATGGAACAACTGGAAAAACCCCGCCCGGGAGAAAACGGCGCGGTTTTCGGAGTTCCGCTCCACCGGACCGGGCGCGGCTCCCGGTAAGAGAGTGGGGTGGAGCCGCCAGCTCGACCCGATGGAAGCCGCCGCCTATACGCCAGACAAAATTTTGGGCGGGAAAACGCTATTTTAG
- a CDS encoding L,D-transpeptidase family protein → MRKSILGLTCLLWASVSWAQLSRSQQVLVVVTDGWNSVDGTMYGFEKHKGHWKECFHHPVVVGSAGMGLGEALPIEGAPVKQEGDNRSPAGIFSIGTAFGYARRASWIKNPYVCAADTLVCVDDIHSRYYNSLLLKDSASTDYHSFEYMHRQDTLYRWGLFVNYNADKPVPGKGSCIFLHIWRSAGKGTAGCTAMQESDLLYLLHWIRARKHPLLVQMPKEEYERMREQNDLPFPLQG, encoded by the coding sequence ATGAGAAAATCTATCCTGGGCCTTACATGTCTTTTATGGGCCTCCGTTTCATGGGCGCAACTTTCCCGCTCCCAACAGGTGCTCGTTGTCGTGACGGACGGTTGGAACAGCGTAGACGGCACGATGTATGGTTTTGAAAAGCACAAAGGCCATTGGAAGGAATGTTTTCATCATCCCGTCGTAGTCGGCAGCGCCGGTATGGGACTCGGGGAAGCGTTGCCTATCGAAGGGGCACCCGTCAAACAGGAAGGAGACAACCGTTCCCCCGCCGGTATCTTCAGCATAGGTACTGCTTTCGGCTACGCCCGCCGCGCGTCCTGGATCAAAAACCCCTATGTGTGTGCGGCCGACACCCTCGTGTGCGTGGACGACATTCATTCCAGGTACTACAACTCCCTATTGCTAAAGGATTCCGCCTCGACCGACTACCACAGCTTTGAATACATGCACCGGCAGGATACCCTTTACCGTTGGGGACTTTTTGTCAACTACAATGCAGACAAACCCGTTCCGGGAAAAGGATCCTGTATTTTCCTCCACATCTGGCGGAGCGCCGGGAAGGGTACGGCGGGCTGCACGGCCATGCAGGAAAGCGACCTCCTGTACCTGTTGCACTGGATACGCGCCCGCAAGCATCCGCTATTGGTGCAAATGCCCAAGGAAGAATACGAACGTATGCGGGAGCAAAACGACTTACCTTTTCCCCTTCAGGGATGA
- a CDS encoding LacI family DNA-binding transcriptional regulator, translated as MKFEAVTIKDIAKALGLSTSTVSRALRDSYEISPETKQAVLEYARQINYRPNPIALSLKEKRSRSIGVVVSEIANSFFSQAINGIESIAYTKGYHVIITQSLESYEREVMNMQFLSSRSVDGCLISVSSETNDFTHLSDLYQRGLPIVCFDRVVEDIACHKVSVDNVQGAYDATSHLIRSGFRRIAFVANAEVLSITRERQAGYRKALEDHGLSFDPSIVQYCTHGGMRLEEVETAVQGLLQQPLRPDAVFASSDKLTTNCMRYFRKEKIRVPEDMGVIGFSNLDLTDLLAPPLSVVRQPAYEMGRLAAELLIRVIESKKPETAFEKRVLPAELLVRESSLKGKR; from the coding sequence ATGAAATTCGAAGCGGTCACCATCAAGGATATTGCGAAGGCGTTGGGACTATCGACCTCTACGGTCAGCAGGGCCCTCCGGGACAGTTACGAGATCAGTCCCGAGACCAAACAAGCCGTCCTGGAATACGCCCGCCAGATCAACTACCGGCCTAACCCGATCGCGCTGAGCCTGAAGGAAAAGCGCAGCCGGTCCATCGGCGTGGTGGTGTCTGAAATCGCCAACAGCTTCTTTTCCCAGGCCATCAACGGCATCGAGTCCATCGCTTATACAAAGGGATATCATGTAATCATCACCCAAAGCCTGGAGAGTTACGAAAGGGAGGTGATGAACATGCAATTCCTGAGCTCCCGGTCGGTGGACGGCTGTCTTATATCGGTCTCTTCCGAAACCAACGACTTTACCCATTTATCCGACCTCTACCAAAGAGGGCTCCCCATCGTTTGTTTCGACCGCGTGGTGGAAGACATCGCTTGTCACAAGGTCTCCGTGGATAACGTCCAGGGCGCCTATGACGCGACCAGCCACCTGATCCGGAGCGGGTTCCGGAGGATCGCCTTTGTCGCCAACGCCGAGGTGTTGTCCATCACCCGGGAAAGACAGGCGGGGTATCGTAAGGCCCTCGAAGACCATGGGCTTTCCTTTGACCCCTCTATTGTACAATATTGCACCCACGGCGGCATGCGGCTGGAAGAGGTGGAAACGGCGGTCCAGGGGCTGCTACAGCAACCCCTGCGCCCGGACGCTGTTTTTGCCTCCTCCGACAAGCTGACCACCAATTGCATGCGGTACTTCCGAAAGGAAAAGATCCGGGTCCCCGAGGACATGGGCGTCATTGGTTTTTCCAACCTGGATCTGACCGATCTCCTGGCGCCGCCCCTGTCGGTCGTGCGTCAACCCGCTTATGAAATGGGCCGTCTGGCGGCCGAGCTCCTGATCCGGGTCATCGAAAGCAAAAAGCCTGAAACGGCCTTTGAAAAACGCGTGCTGCCCGCGGAGCTCCTCGTCCGGGAATCATCCCTGAAGGGGAAAAGGTAA